DNA from Fibrobacter sp. UWB15:
AGTGGCGGAAACGACGCCGAGGCCTCCAAGTATATCGACGCCGGTAAAGGCGGCCAGCAGGGCTGGGCAACCCGTTACTGGGACTGCTGCATGCCGAGCTGCGCATGGAAAGAAAATTCAAATGGTAACCCGACCAAGACCTGCGACGCCAAGGGCAAGAGCCCCGTTAGCGGCGGCCAGAGCATTTGCTCCGGTGGCCAGCAGACTACCTGCACAAGCCAGATTCCGATCATCGCAAGCGACAAGGTCGCCTATGCATTTGCAGCTGTTCCTGCTGCAGACGGCGGAAAGTGCGGTAAATGCTTCGCCCTCACCTTTACTGGCCAGGGCAAGTACGAAACCAAGGGCAACCATCAGGCTCTTAAGGGCAAGACTCTCGTCGTGATGGCATCGAACATCGGTGGCGACGTTAACCACGGCCAGTTCGACATCATGATCCCGGGCGGTGGACTCGGCGCATTCAAAAACGGATGTTCCCAAATGGGCTGGGGCAACCAGGGTGCAGAATACGGCGGTCTCCTCTCCGACTGCGAAAGTAGCGTTGGCTACGACGGAGACCTTCTGAGCAAGCGCAAGCAGTGCCTCACCAACAAGTGCAACGAAGTCTTCAAGAACGATTCCGAAGCCAAGGAAGGCTGCCTGTTCCTTGCCACCTGGATGGAAGCAGCCGGCAACCCGAACCATGAATTCAAGGAAGTGGAATGCCCGCAGGCTCTCAAGGGCAGGTGGTAATCTAATTCAACAAGCTCTTTCAAAACCCGCTGGCGAATGTTTATATCAAAGCCGGCGGGCTTTTTTATATTATAGACATAAAGGAGTGTTTGAATGTTTGGGAAAAATACTTTGAAAGCTGCAGTGGTAGTTTTGGCCGGTGCAGGATTCTTTACAGCACATGCCGCAACAAACGTGGCCTGTGTCGGCAACAGCATTACCGAAGGTTACGGAATCTGGAGCGAAAAGAAATACCCCGACCACCTGCAAGAATTACTCGGGAATGATTACGCCGTCACGAACTTCGGCGTTTCTTCGATGACATTTGCAGGCGCCACCATTAAATCGGGAGACAACAATTCCAGCTACTGGAAAACCGAAAAGTTCAAGGCAGCGCTCGCCTCTTCGCCAGATATCGTGGTCATTGAACTCGGCACGAACGACAGCAAGTACTTTATGGAAAGCGCCGGAGGCAATTACAACTACCTTTACGGCCAATGCGAAAAATCGCAGCTTTACGCCGACTACGAGGCGCTCATCGACACCTTTGCGCACCTGCCCACAAGCCCCGAAATTTACGCCACGCTGCAGCCCTACAGCAACAACGTGGGTTGGGCCATCATGGATACGGCTATCGTAAGTCAAATCAACCCGATTATCAAGGAAACCGCAACAAAGAAGGGCGTAAACATTATTGACCTGCACGCCCTTTTCAAGACACCCGAATGGTTTTTAGACGATAGCGTCCACCCGAACGCAAAAGGCGCACAGGAACTAGCCAAAATCGTGAACAAGTATATTACCATGGCAAAGCCCAAGCTCAAGCAGAACGGGATAACCCTGCAAGTAGAAGGCAGCGCCTATGACTACCTCTGGTACAAAGACGGCAA
Protein-coding regions in this window:
- a CDS encoding GDSL-type esterase/lipase family protein, coding for MFGKNTLKAAVVVLAGAGFFTAHAATNVACVGNSITEGYGIWSEKKYPDHLQELLGNDYAVTNFGVSSMTFAGATIKSGDNNSSYWKTEKFKAALASSPDIVVIELGTNDSKYFMESAGGNYNYLYGQCEKSQLYADYEALIDTFAHLPTSPEIYATLQPYSNNVGWAIMDTAIVSQINPIIKETATKKGVNIIDLHALFKTPEWFLDDSVHPNAKGAQELAKIVNKYITMAKPKLKQNGITLQVEGSAYDYLWYKDGKLIEGADKATLTLSEKGKYKAFVKVESDNDSWLLSGEFEVKDIGPTVIKKRTIAQPKVRKLHHKVDVKGRRAD